GGGCAGCAGACCCTGGCCTTCATGTTCTTCAAGCCCGCCGAGCGGCAAGGCCTGACCATCTCCGGCGAACCGTTTCGTCCGGGCACGACGGGAGCTCCCATCCTCACGAACACGCCCGCGTTCATGGAGTGCACGCTCGAGGCGACGGTCGAGAAGGGTGATCACTCCATCTTCGTCGGCAGAGTGACCGAGGTCGGGCTCACCAAGCCGCCCGAGGGCCGCGCCGACGACGCGACGCTGTGGCTGAAGGACCTCGGCGAGAAGGTCTTCTACGGCGGTTAGGTCAGTCGGAGGGGGCCTCGACGGCCCCCTCCGAGGCCTCCCCCAGGAATGGTGGTTCGAGCCGAGGGGCTGCCGACGAGCCGCAGGCGAGGAGAGCCACGAGGCGAGGCCCCAGTCGGTTGCGCGGGCCGGGTA
Above is a window of Candidatus Rokuibacteriota bacterium DNA encoding:
- a CDS encoding flavin reductase family protein, coding for MIPYGLYVLTAAHPDGRVAAATVNWVTQASFEPPLVAVAVKADSHVHALIKDTKAFALNVLGKGQQTLAFMFFKPAERQGLTISGEPFRPGTTGAPILTNTPAFMECTLEATVEKGDHSIFVGRVTEVGLTKPPEGRADDATLWLKDLGEKVFYGG